The Geoalkalibacter subterraneus genome contains the following window.
ATTAACAAAACATCCATTCTATGTGATCCAACCAATTCTGTCTATCGGGAAATCTTAAACCCTCGGGACGCGGGACGAGGGATGCGGGACGCGAAGACCTTAAAGACTTTGACTTTCTCGTTCCTCGTCCCGCGTACCGCGTCCCTTCGCCTCAAAATCCTGGTGAACGCAGATAAAGGCGGATTTGCGCAGATGGAAACATTACAATCAAAACAAAGGCGAACCAATAAAGTGGATGCGGGCAGCTGTCAATGTCTGACTCTCTTTTCGCGACAGCTTCTGAGCCGCAAATGAAATTGGACGGTCACCAGGCATCAGTTCCCGCGGCAAAATAAATCGACTCCAACCCGGTCGATATGTTCTTTGAATGCCGCGTCCTGCAAAAAGTGATACCCGACAAGATCCACAAAATAGGGCAATGTACTGTCATCCAGAGCGCTTTTAATGCGACGGATGACGTCTTCGCTCTTCAACCTGTCCATAATCGCCAGATCGATATCGCTGCCGGCGGCAAATGTTCCTTTGGCACGGCTTCCAAAAACGACAACCGTTTTGACCTCTGGATATTGGTCAAAAATTTCTCGCAGCGTCTGCATATCCCTTGCGGTGAGGCCAAACCGGTTTTTATCAGGCAAACTCATCGTAAGCTCTCGTCCTTTAAAAACTGGTACAGCTTTTTCAGGGCAACAAATGTTTGTTCACGCAGAATCTTTTCTGACCGTTCAAATTTTTCACCACTGTAATCGTGGGACAGTTCGTTTCTTATCTCAAGGCCGTCAATCAGCTCCTGGGCGTAAGAGATGTATTCTCCCTGCTGGGCCATGCGCAGGGTATCTTTGGGGGACGGTTTAAAAACAAAACCTTTTTCCTGTAAAAAGTCTTTTAATACCTTCCAGGCTAGATCAAGGGTAAACTCAAAGCGCTGGATCAGACCATTACGCTCCAGCTCATTCAAATTTTCCTGATTGATGGCTTCTTCAAGACGCAGATAGGCTTTCTCATAATTTGCGAACCTCTGTTGCCAACGAATATCTTTTTCGTCCATCACATTGTCCTCTTGAACATCCAGTTTTTGCATCGCTTCCGATAAGGGAGACTCATGCTTTTAGGACACATTCAACTGACTGTTTCACAGTAAAGATAACCGAAAATCCCCGCCATTTTGACTGTAAAAGTTCCATTTCACTGGCAAGATCAAGTCGGTCTCACGCTCTTATCCGCTCTTATCTGCGTTCAAGAAAATAATTTTTAAGATCTTAAAATCCTGGTGAACGCAGATAAAGGCGGATTCTCGCTGATGAGAATCTTTCAAACATGACACGCATTAAACATGTCCTCAATCGACCAAATAATCAGGGCTTTTCCAGAAAACAACTGATTTTATCGTAAATTGCTTTGACGGCTTGCCGATACCGCGCGATGTCGCTCGGCAAAGGCCGGCCATGAGGCAACAGGCCTAAATCCGAGGGGTAGCGGGCTTCAAGGTAAACCGTACTCAATTCGCCAAGAACGTCCTCATCACATTCGACCGCAACGCAACCCTGAACCAACTCGTTTAAGCGGACAAGGTCATGGGTGCGTGGCACTTTTTGCCCGTGTGCTTCCAATACCGCCTTAAGACTTTTTTCGGCACATTGCTGGGCATGGAAAGCAGCGATACTGGTCAAGTCGTCATCATCGGCGAGCTTTTCGACAGCGAGCAAATCTTCACGGGCCTTGGCCAACCATTCGTGCGCAGCGGCATTCATAGTAGCTCTTGCCCTCCCTCTCTAAGTTCTCGACTGAACGAGCTGTTAATCTCAATAAATTTTTGCCACTCCTTTTTGCTGTAAACCAAAAGATCCAGCGGCACGTCCCGATTTATATCAGCCACGCACTTTCGTACTTTTGATACGTTTTGCATCCTTTCGGCAAATGTGGTGGGCAACGTCTCATCATCAAGCACGACAACCAGATCGATATCACTGTCGGCATCAGGTGTCCCCCAAGCGTGGGACCCAAAAAGGATAACCTTATGAGGCCGTAATTGTCTTAGTCGGTTTTTTAAACGATCAATTATTTCTTCATGCTCAGGGTTCATCTGAACCTCCATCATGGTGAACACAGATGAAAACCATTAATTCTAATCATCGCCCTTCTCGCAGGGTCGGACCAAGACAACTGCTCGTTTCCAGGACACATTCACCCTTCTCGCAGGGTCGGACCAAGACAACTGCTCGTTTCCAGGACACATTCACCCCGAAGGCACCCTCGATTTTGCCTTAAAAGCCCCCTTTGACCAGCAAGATCAAAGCCACCTCACGCCCGGTCGCTACGCTCTCTCAAGCCGCAAAGAACGCGAAGACCTTAAAGACTTTGACTTTCTCGTCCCGCGTCCCTCCGCCTAAAAAT
Protein-coding sequences here:
- a CDS encoding HI0074 family nucleotidyltransferase substrate-binding subunit — its product is MQKLDVQEDNVMDEKDIRWQQRFANYEKAYLRLEEAINQENLNELERNGLIQRFEFTLDLAWKVLKDFLQEKGFVFKPSPKDTLRMAQQGEYISYAQELIDGLEIRNELSHDYSGEKFERSEKILREQTFVALKKLYQFLKDESLR
- a CDS encoding nucleotidyltransferase domain-containing protein, which encodes MSLPDKNRFGLTARDMQTLREIFDQYPEVKTVVVFGSRAKGTFAAGSDIDLAIMDRLKSEDVIRRIKSALDDSTLPYFVDLVGYHFLQDAAFKEHIDRVGVDLFCRGN
- a CDS encoding HEPN domain-containing protein — translated: MNAAAHEWLAKAREDLLAVEKLADDDDLTSIAAFHAQQCAEKSLKAVLEAHGQKVPRTHDLVRLNELVQGCVAVECDEDVLGELSTVYLEARYPSDLGLLPHGRPLPSDIARYRQAVKAIYDKISCFLEKP
- a CDS encoding nucleotidyltransferase domain-containing protein, yielding MNPEHEEIIDRLKNRLRQLRPHKVILFGSHAWGTPDADSDIDLVVVLDDETLPTTFAERMQNVSKVRKCVADINRDVPLDLLVYSKKEWQKFIEINSSFSRELREGGQELL